In one Streptomyces sp. NBC_01288 genomic region, the following are encoded:
- a CDS encoding diacylglycerol/lipid kinase family protein, with protein sequence MNETRTTRETERHGPDKALGSARALARLALLCIAGAVAAVVAGTNHWFILLLGLAGLGLAGAGLWWALAHRGFARLLGALLAITAPVGVLVLYAVSGLWVVAVVALAAWTAALGCARSALRRLRKPHGMHTRTVRPPRRAVLIMNPKSGGGKVVQYGLVERAEALGARVILLDLDTDPDPVALARQAVAEGADLLGVAGGDGTQALVAGVAAEHGLPFMVVTAGTRNHFAMDLGLDRDDPVSSLDALSDGVELRVDLGDIAGRPFVNTASFGTYAHIVQNPDYRDAKAVTALDQLPDLLAGEAGAALSARTDEERLEAPQAVLVSNNPYARADPLTGGRRERLDTGELGVIAVQVGGAVQAAELALLGERASGMTVLTTRSVVVESDEEAIPVAVDGEALVLPPPVVCSIRPGVLRVRVPRERPGAPYVAPTVDWYRVIRLAFDLSPHARESHDRATPSRDKYQEQSDD encoded by the coding sequence TTGAACGAGACCAGAACGACGCGTGAGACGGAACGCCACGGACCCGACAAGGCTCTCGGCTCGGCGCGAGCCCTGGCCCGCCTCGCCCTGCTGTGCATCGCGGGAGCGGTGGCCGCGGTGGTGGCCGGCACCAACCATTGGTTCATCCTGCTGCTGGGACTGGCGGGTCTCGGACTGGCCGGCGCGGGCCTGTGGTGGGCGTTGGCGCACCGCGGATTCGCCCGGCTCCTCGGTGCCCTTCTGGCGATCACCGCACCCGTCGGCGTCCTGGTGCTGTACGCCGTGTCGGGCCTGTGGGTGGTCGCGGTGGTCGCCCTCGCGGCGTGGACGGCCGCGCTCGGCTGCGCGCGGAGTGCCCTGCGCCGTCTGCGTAAGCCGCACGGCATGCACACCCGCACGGTACGCCCGCCCCGCCGGGCCGTGCTGATCATGAATCCGAAGTCGGGCGGCGGGAAGGTCGTGCAGTACGGACTCGTGGAACGGGCCGAGGCACTGGGCGCGCGAGTGATCCTGCTCGACCTCGACACGGATCCGGATCCGGTGGCACTGGCCCGGCAGGCCGTGGCCGAAGGAGCCGACCTGCTCGGTGTGGCCGGCGGCGACGGCACCCAGGCCCTGGTGGCGGGAGTGGCCGCCGAACACGGTCTGCCGTTCATGGTCGTGACGGCCGGCACCCGCAACCACTTCGCCATGGACCTCGGCCTGGACCGGGACGATCCGGTGAGCAGCCTGGACGCGCTCTCGGACGGTGTGGAACTCCGCGTCGACCTCGGAGACATCGCCGGCCGGCCTTTCGTCAACACCGCCTCGTTCGGTACGTACGCGCACATCGTGCAGAACCCCGACTACCGCGACGCCAAAGCGGTCACCGCGCTCGACCAGTTGCCGGACCTGCTGGCGGGCGAGGCGGGCGCCGCACTCAGTGCCCGGACCGACGAAGAGCGGTTGGAGGCCCCGCAGGCGGTGTTGGTCAGCAACAACCCCTACGCACGGGCCGACCCCCTGACCGGTGGCCGCAGGGAACGGCTCGACACGGGCGAGCTCGGCGTGATCGCGGTCCAGGTCGGGGGCGCCGTACAGGCCGCCGAACTGGCGCTGTTGGGGGAGCGGGCCAGCGGCATGACGGTCCTGACGACCCGCAGCGTCGTCGTGGAGTCCGACGAGGAGGCGATCCCGGTGGCCGTGGACGGTGAGGCACTCGTCCTGCCTCCGCCCGTCGTGTGCTCCATACGGCCCGGCGTGCTGCGGGTCCGCGTGCCGCGGGAACGCCCCGGCGCACCGTATGTCGCACCGACCGTCGACTGGTACCGCGTGATACGCCTCGCCTTCGACCTGTCGCCCCACGCACGCGAGAGCCACGACCGAGCAACCCCCTCACGCGACAAGTACCAGGAGCAGAGCGATGATTGA
- a CDS encoding phosphatase PAP2 family protein, giving the protein MIDRRTRRQRVPQGLLRDLAGLDQALYEAVTVTSTPALDSALRRLSAAADHSKISLLIAATLALRPGRSRRAAVLGVAAIGVASTTANLLGKRLVRRPRPHRAEDSPFPGRHVPMPASASFPSGHTASAVAFAAAVGPAFPAVTVPLGLLACAVGYSRVHTGVHYPGDVVAGAVLGTAAAAAVLAAAAHRDGSVGGRELCA; this is encoded by the coding sequence ATGATTGACCGTCGGACTCGTCGGCAGCGAGTACCCCAGGGCCTGCTGCGCGACCTCGCCGGCCTCGACCAGGCCCTCTACGAGGCCGTGACGGTCACCAGCACACCCGCACTGGACTCGGCGCTGCGCCGACTGTCCGCCGCGGCCGATCACTCCAAGATCTCCCTTCTGATCGCCGCCACCCTGGCCCTGCGCCCCGGCCGCTCCCGCCGCGCCGCGGTGCTCGGCGTGGCAGCGATCGGCGTCGCGTCCACCACGGCCAACCTCCTGGGCAAGCGTCTGGTACGGCGACCACGCCCGCACCGTGCCGAGGACTCGCCGTTCCCGGGTCGGCACGTCCCCATGCCGGCGTCCGCATCGTTCCCCTCCGGTCACACGGCGTCCGCCGTCGCCTTCGCCGCGGCGGTCGGGCCCGCGTTCCCGGCCGTCACGGTCCCTCTCGGACTGCTGGCCTGTGCCGTGGGCTACTCGCGCGTTCACACCGGGGTGCACTACCCGGGCGACGTTGTCGCCGGCGCCGTCCTCGGAACGGCCGCGGCCGCGGCGGTCCTGGCGGCGGCCGCACACCGGGACGGTTCGGTCGGCGGTAGAGAGCTGTGCGCCTGA
- a CDS encoding transglutaminase domain-containing protein — protein sequence MTSSLLMPRGRVRTRGADMGEAAGSTAPTRILDWRHPNVSSLLRRLDLPTDTEDASDACRTAALRQAHRWIATAVRPVYSVQDERPVSEVLRRGRGSCGQRLAVLEAVARATGVATRVRGLLVDGSFWYPRFPRAHRLIPHQVVLAWPEFHIEGPSRNGRPTAPWLTASELFGGLDELNEAGGGFTNTGPETLFEALSRTAIDWDGTTVCPATGPSCDLSAYVRTDLGPFDSRDELFARHGQSLCGTARLLAEPVMSRRSAGA from the coding sequence ATGACGAGCTCACTTCTCATGCCGCGAGGCCGTGTCCGCACACGTGGCGCCGACATGGGAGAAGCGGCGGGCAGCACGGCTCCGACGCGGATTCTCGACTGGCGGCATCCGAACGTCTCGTCCCTGCTGCGCCGTCTCGACCTGCCGACGGACACGGAAGACGCCTCGGACGCCTGCCGAACGGCGGCCCTGCGGCAGGCCCACCGATGGATCGCCACGGCCGTGCGGCCGGTGTACTCGGTGCAGGACGAGCGACCCGTCTCGGAAGTGCTGCGCCGGGGACGGGGGTCGTGCGGCCAGCGGCTGGCGGTGCTGGAGGCGGTCGCGCGGGCGACCGGAGTGGCCACGCGTGTGCGCGGCCTGTTGGTCGACGGCAGCTTCTGGTACCCGCGCTTCCCCCGGGCTCATCGGCTGATCCCGCACCAAGTCGTGCTCGCATGGCCGGAGTTCCACATCGAAGGTCCGTCGCGGAACGGCCGCCCCACCGCGCCGTGGCTGACGGCTTCGGAACTCTTCGGTGGCCTCGACGAGTTGAACGAAGCCGGCGGCGGCTTCACGAACACCGGCCCGGAGACGCTCTTCGAGGCGCTGTCCCGTACGGCGATCGACTGGGACGGCACGACGGTCTGCCCGGCCACCGGTCCCTCGTGCGACCTCTCGGCCTACGTCCGGACCGACCTCGGCCCTTTCGACTCACGTGACGAACTCTTCGCTCGGCACGGCCAGAGCCTCTGCGGAACGGCGAGACTGCTGGCCGAACCCGTCATGAGCCGCCGTTCGGCAGGGGCCTGA
- a CDS encoding DUF6003 family protein, whose product MADDALLFVLPERHPRLGAALAAVGELECAETPAVLGWLHAHGVPSSSGCVRIVPSGAEVLIPGDAERLPVPLSEEETVRVQQACAPRSVTDMEAELLDFRDTTQDWRSLVHRALTTGVPAPRIAELTGLDPQLVVQAVDG is encoded by the coding sequence ATGGCCGACGATGCCTTGCTGTTCGTCCTTCCCGAGCGCCATCCGCGACTCGGTGCGGCTCTGGCGGCCGTGGGCGAATTGGAGTGCGCCGAGACTCCGGCGGTGCTGGGATGGCTGCACGCTCACGGGGTCCCCTCCTCCTCCGGGTGTGTGCGGATCGTCCCCTCCGGCGCCGAGGTGCTCATCCCCGGGGACGCGGAGCGTCTGCCGGTCCCGCTGAGCGAGGAGGAGACGGTGCGGGTCCAACAGGCGTGCGCACCCCGGTCCGTGACGGACATGGAGGCCGAACTGCTCGACTTCCGGGACACCACCCAGGACTGGCGGTCCCTGGTCCACCGCGCGCTCACGACCGGGGTTCCCGCGCCCCGCATCGCAGAGCTCACCGGTCTGGACCCACAGCTCGTCGTCCAGGCTGTCGACGGCTGA
- a CDS encoding beta-glucanase: MSDVVFTADFTSTSQWVAGRSWAYPDGGPTNPGDNKLDHLTPDPAYSRTGTFRATRRTDGWWDTGLLTTEGSDEAFTLRTGDQLQARVHLPSELGAWPAIWTWRDGGNEVDVFEYHPDNPDLLELSNHVREGHTCLHHPAVSPGAVIDLGVTFGRRSVVWTLNGTRVFADGRGVGSGWHAYLIVNLSVCAGRYHLRPDAKTTELSYRVENLTVHRRLIPHAAEPHDDEATEAETATADGPP, encoded by the coding sequence GTGAGCGATGTCGTCTTCACAGCCGATTTCACCTCCACCAGCCAATGGGTGGCCGGCCGTTCCTGGGCCTATCCCGACGGCGGCCCCACCAACCCCGGCGACAACAAGCTGGACCACCTCACCCCCGACCCGGCCTACTCCCGCACCGGAACCTTCCGCGCCACCCGCAGGACCGACGGCTGGTGGGACACCGGACTGCTGACCACCGAGGGAAGCGACGAGGCCTTCACGCTCCGCACCGGCGACCAGCTCCAGGCCCGCGTCCACCTGCCCAGCGAGCTCGGTGCCTGGCCTGCGATCTGGACCTGGCGCGACGGAGGCAACGAGGTCGACGTCTTCGAGTACCACCCCGACAACCCCGACCTGCTCGAACTCAGCAATCACGTCCGCGAAGGGCACACCTGTCTCCACCATCCGGCGGTGAGTCCGGGTGCCGTCATCGACCTCGGAGTGACCTTCGGCCGCCGCAGTGTCGTCTGGACACTCAACGGCACCCGGGTCTTCGCCGACGGACGGGGCGTCGGATCCGGCTGGCACGCGTACCTCATCGTCAACCTCTCCGTCTGCGCCGGCCGCTACCACCTTCGCCCCGACGCCAAGACCACCGAACTGTCCTACCGCGTCGAGAACTTGACCGTGCACCGACGTCTGATCCCGCACGCGGCAGAACCGCACGACGACGAAGCGACGGAGGCCGAGACGGCGACGGCGGACGGTCCACCGTGA
- a CDS encoding SDR family oxidoreductase — protein MTQKIWFITGASRGFGREWATAALERGDSVAATARDLSTLEDLRAGHGERLLPLRLDVTDRDADFAAVRKAHERFGRLDVVVNNAGYGHFGMVEELTESEARAQLETNLFGALWITQAALPFLREQGSGHILQVSSIGGVSAFPLVGIYHASKWALEGMSQALAQEVAPFGIKVTLIEPGGFATDWAGSSSSTSEPLPAYADFHKEVQEQRRKRVGTPGDPTASAAAVLEIVDADEPPLRCFFGSGPLSIAKADYEQRLAVWEKWQPVAELAQG, from the coding sequence ATGACGCAGAAGATCTGGTTCATCACCGGTGCCTCACGCGGCTTCGGCAGGGAGTGGGCCACCGCCGCCCTCGAACGCGGCGATTCGGTTGCCGCGACCGCGCGTGACCTTTCCACCCTGGAGGACCTTCGCGCGGGGCACGGAGAACGGCTGCTGCCCCTGCGCCTCGACGTGACGGACCGTGACGCCGACTTCGCCGCCGTACGGAAGGCGCACGAGCGGTTCGGGCGCCTCGATGTGGTCGTCAACAATGCTGGTTACGGCCACTTCGGCATGGTCGAGGAACTCACCGAGTCCGAAGCGCGTGCGCAACTGGAGACCAACCTGTTCGGTGCCCTGTGGATCACACAGGCGGCGCTGCCGTTCCTGCGGGAGCAGGGCAGCGGCCACATCCTCCAGGTCTCGTCCATCGGAGGCGTCAGCGCCTTCCCGCTGGTCGGGATCTACCACGCGTCGAAGTGGGCGCTCGAAGGCATGAGTCAGGCGTTGGCCCAGGAAGTGGCGCCGTTCGGCATCAAGGTCACACTGATCGAGCCCGGTGGGTTCGCCACCGACTGGGCGGGCTCCTCGTCGAGCACCTCCGAGCCGTTGCCCGCGTACGCCGACTTCCACAAGGAAGTGCAGGAGCAGCGCCGCAAGCGCGTCGGCACGCCGGGCGATCCGACCGCGTCCGCCGCTGCCGTGCTGGAGATCGTCGACGCCGACGAGCCGCCGCTGCGCTGCTTCTTCGGCTCGGGGCCGCTGAGCATCGCCAAGGCCGACTATGAGCAGCGTCTCGCGGTGTGGGAGAAGTGGCAGCCCGTGGCAGAACTGGCGCAGGGCTGA
- a CDS encoding Gfo/Idh/MocA family protein produces MSAAPIRFGIVGSGWRAEFFVRLARALPERLTVAGVVTRSADRAARVAAEWGVPAFRTVDELCAAAPEFVIPSVPWEVTPQVVQDLVERGTPVLAETPPAPDMRGLGRLWDAVGAAERPGGGALVQVAEQYTLMPGHAARLALVRRGVIGEVSSVQMSSTHMYHAMSLIRHTLGVGFGPATVTARAFTAPLADPLTPTGWTDDLTPKDAVTTLALLDFGAARTALYDFTDNQWWNPLRARRIVVRGSLGEIVDDTVVRMADPRTPVESALTRRRTGTDLNLEGSEVHHISFDGDVVWRNAYAGASLSEDDLAVVDLLCRTGAWVRDAGPEPYPLADGCQDHLLALACEESARTGTPVTTTVQPWAGS; encoded by the coding sequence GTGAGCGCAGCACCCATACGGTTCGGCATCGTGGGAAGCGGCTGGCGGGCCGAGTTCTTCGTACGGCTGGCACGGGCACTGCCCGAACGACTCACGGTCGCCGGCGTGGTGACCCGCTCCGCCGACCGCGCCGCCCGCGTGGCGGCGGAATGGGGCGTGCCGGCCTTCCGTACGGTCGACGAACTGTGCGCCGCCGCACCGGAGTTCGTGATCCCCTCGGTGCCGTGGGAGGTCACGCCGCAAGTCGTGCAGGACCTCGTCGAGCGCGGGACACCGGTGCTCGCCGAGACTCCGCCCGCACCCGACATGCGGGGACTCGGGCGGCTGTGGGACGCCGTGGGCGCCGCGGAGCGACCGGGGGGCGGCGCCCTCGTCCAGGTCGCGGAGCAGTACACCCTCATGCCGGGCCACGCCGCCCGGCTCGCCCTCGTACGGCGAGGAGTGATCGGCGAGGTCAGCTCCGTACAGATGTCCTCGACGCACATGTACCACGCGATGTCGCTGATCCGGCACACGCTGGGCGTCGGTTTCGGACCCGCGACCGTCACCGCGCGGGCCTTCACCGCCCCTCTGGCCGACCCGCTGACGCCGACCGGATGGACGGACGACCTGACTCCGAAGGACGCCGTCACCACCCTCGCCCTGCTCGACTTCGGCGCGGCCCGTACGGCGCTCTACGACTTCACGGACAACCAGTGGTGGAACCCGCTGCGGGCCCGCCGGATCGTGGTGCGGGGCTCGCTCGGCGAGATCGTCGACGACACGGTGGTGCGGATGGCCGACCCGCGCACTCCGGTGGAGTCCGCGCTGACGCGCCGCCGTACCGGCACCGACCTCAACCTGGAGGGGTCCGAGGTCCACCACATCTCCTTCGACGGCGACGTGGTGTGGCGCAACGCGTACGCGGGCGCGAGCCTGTCCGAGGACGACCTCGCCGTCGTGGATCTGCTGTGCCGGACGGGCGCGTGGGTACGGGACGCCGGCCCGGAACCGTACCCGCTGGCCGACGGCTGCCAGGATCACCTGCTGGCGCTGGCCTGCGAGGAATCGGCCCGCACCGGGACGCCCGTGACGACCACGGTGCAGCCGTGGGCGGGCAGTTGA
- a CDS encoding ABC transporter permease has protein sequence MLRLLAGFAVAGALGVALGVALGLTDALRRGTEPVLECVRAVPPTVLVPVIAIVAGIGDGAKILVIVSGRVWPVLLNTVEGVRAADEVMTDTYGITDTYGITDTYGITDTYGITGAARLRHMVLIRP, from the coding sequence ATGCTCCGTCTGCTCGCCGGGTTCGCCGTGGCCGGTGCGCTCGGCGTGGCCCTTGGGGTGGCGCTCGGACTCACCGACGCCCTGCGCCGCGGAACCGAGCCCGTCCTGGAGTGCGTCCGGGCCGTCCCGCCCACCGTGCTCGTGCCGGTGATCGCCATCGTCGCCGGCATCGGAGACGGCGCGAAGATCCTGGTCATCGTCTCCGGCCGCGTATGGCCGGTGCTGCTCAACACTGTCGAGGGCGTGCGCGCCGCCGACGAGGTCATGACCGACACCTACGGCATCACCGACACCTACGGCATCACCGACACCTACGGCATCACCGACACCTACGGCATCACCGGCGCCGCCCGGCTCCGGCACATGGTCCTCATCCGACCGTGA
- a CDS encoding LacI family DNA-binding transcriptional regulator — protein MSRQAPTLEDVAREAGVSRATVSRVVNGIRNVDPEIQEVVRRAIERTGYAPNRAARSLVTRRAETVALVVSGAGDITEAGQDTFATRVFADPFFGRVVGGIVGFLRPRSMHPVLMFAESAQAREEVLTYLRQGRADGALVVSTHSDDPLPALLADARLPAVLFARPSRPVPLSYVDLAHRDGGRLAAEHLLARGCRRPATVCGPLDVAASQERLAGFRDTLARHGHPHVPVAEGAFTLDSGLAAMSDLLDRRPGTDGVFAANDLMAQGACQAAQERGLRVPEDIAVVGFDDSSVAVTCHPRLTTIRQPVEEMAAEMARLLDEHIHGVRTEPASVVFDPELVVRESA, from the coding sequence ATGAGCAGACAGGCCCCGACGCTGGAGGACGTCGCCCGAGAGGCCGGCGTCTCCCGGGCGACCGTGTCCCGGGTCGTCAACGGCATCCGCAACGTGGACCCGGAGATACAGGAAGTGGTCCGCCGGGCCATCGAGCGGACGGGTTACGCGCCCAACAGAGCCGCCCGCTCCCTGGTGACCCGGCGGGCCGAGACCGTGGCGCTGGTGGTGTCCGGCGCCGGGGACATCACGGAGGCCGGCCAGGACACCTTCGCCACACGGGTGTTCGCGGATCCCTTCTTCGGACGGGTCGTCGGCGGGATCGTCGGCTTCCTGCGCCCCCGCTCGATGCACCCGGTCCTGATGTTCGCCGAGTCGGCCCAGGCACGGGAGGAGGTGCTGACCTATCTGCGCCAGGGCCGCGCCGACGGCGCCCTGGTGGTCTCCACCCACTCCGACGACCCGCTGCCCGCCCTCCTCGCCGACGCCCGCCTGCCCGCGGTGCTCTTCGCCCGACCCTCCCGTCCGGTCCCGCTCAGTTACGTGGATCTGGCGCACCGGGACGGCGGGCGCCTCGCCGCCGAGCACCTCCTCGCGCGCGGCTGCCGCCGGCCCGCCACGGTCTGCGGCCCCCTGGACGTGGCGGCGAGCCAGGAACGGCTGGCCGGGTTCCGTGACACGCTCGCTCGCCACGGCCACCCCCATGTCCCGGTCGCCGAGGGCGCGTTCACCCTGGACAGCGGTCTCGCGGCGATGTCGGACCTGCTGGACCGCCGGCCCGGCACGGACGGCGTCTTCGCCGCCAACGACCTCATGGCGCAGGGCGCCTGCCAGGCCGCACAGGAGCGCGGACTCCGGGTGCCCGAGGACATCGCGGTGGTCGGCTTCGACGACTCCAGCGTCGCCGTGACCTGCCACCCCCGGCTGACCACGATCCGCCAGCCGGTCGAGGAAATGGCGGCGGAGATGGCCCGCCTGCTGGACGAACACATCCACGGCGTACGCACCGAGCCGGCGTCGGTCGTCTTCGACCCCGAACTGGTCGTACGCGAGTCGGCCTAG
- a CDS encoding discoidin domain-containing protein, with translation MPPRTRTRTRTRTRRIAAPLTAGVLTAGLLAALPAVQAHAAGSVVKVTGSQGAWQLTVNGQPYQVKGLTWGPSVADAEKYMPDLQSMGVNTIRTWGTDASSKPLFDSAAAHGIKVVAGFWLQPGGGPGSGGCVNYLTDTAYKNQVLTEFPQWVQTYKDNPGVLMWDVGNESVLGLQNCYSGDELERQRDAYTTLVNDITKKIHAVDPNHPVTSTDAWVGAWPYFKKNAPDLDLYAVNSYNAVCDIKSAWQQGGYTKPYIVTETGPAGEWEVPNDANGVPLEPSDQAKADGYTRAWNCVTGHKGVALGATMFHYGTEYDFGGIWFNLLPAGQKRLSYYAVKRAYGGDTSHDNTPPVISDLTVEGGAGQVQAGRDLVLSVRATDPDGDAISYEVLDNSNYIDQSKNLASLPSTNLGGGRLKVTAPDRPGVWKVYVKATDGRGNVGVETRSIRVVPPMPSGTDVARGKPATASSYQASYGDCPCPAANAVDGNQTTRWASDWSDPQWLQVDLGTRTTFRHVQLSWEASYAKAYTIQTSDDGQNWQTVRTVSDGNGGIDDFDVTGTGRYVRVNGTARGTGWGYSLYEFGVYA, from the coding sequence ATGCCCCCACGCACCCGCACCCGTACACGAACCCGCACACGCCGCATCGCGGCACCCCTCACCGCCGGTGTGCTGACGGCCGGACTCCTCGCCGCGCTGCCCGCCGTCCAGGCCCACGCCGCGGGCAGCGTCGTCAAGGTCACCGGCAGCCAGGGCGCCTGGCAGCTGACGGTCAACGGGCAGCCGTACCAGGTCAAGGGACTGACCTGGGGCCCAAGCGTCGCGGACGCCGAGAAGTACATGCCGGACCTCCAGTCCATGGGCGTCAACACGATCCGCACCTGGGGCACCGACGCCTCCAGCAAGCCGCTGTTCGACTCGGCGGCCGCCCACGGCATCAAGGTCGTCGCCGGCTTCTGGCTCCAGCCCGGCGGCGGACCCGGCAGCGGCGGCTGCGTCAACTACCTCACCGACACCGCCTACAAGAACCAGGTCCTCACCGAGTTCCCCCAGTGGGTCCAGACCTACAAGGACAACCCCGGCGTTCTCATGTGGGACGTCGGCAACGAGTCGGTCCTCGGACTCCAGAACTGCTACAGCGGCGACGAGTTGGAGCGACAACGCGACGCCTACACCACCCTCGTCAACGACATCACCAAGAAGATCCACGCCGTCGACCCCAACCACCCGGTCACGTCCACCGACGCGTGGGTCGGCGCCTGGCCCTACTTCAAGAAGAACGCGCCGGACCTCGACCTGTACGCCGTCAACTCCTACAACGCGGTCTGCGACATCAAGTCCGCCTGGCAGCAAGGGGGTTACACCAAGCCCTACATCGTCACCGAGACCGGTCCGGCCGGCGAGTGGGAGGTCCCGAACGACGCCAACGGCGTTCCGCTGGAGCCCTCCGACCAGGCCAAGGCGGACGGATACACCCGCGCCTGGAACTGCGTCACCGGGCACAAGGGGGTCGCGCTCGGCGCCACGATGTTCCACTACGGCACCGAGTACGACTTCGGCGGCATCTGGTTCAACCTGCTGCCCGCCGGCCAGAAACGGCTGTCGTACTACGCGGTGAAGCGGGCCTACGGCGGCGACACCAGCCACGACAACACCCCGCCGGTCATCTCCGACCTCACCGTCGAGGGCGGCGCGGGCCAGGTGCAGGCCGGACGCGACCTCGTGCTGTCCGTACGGGCCACCGATCCCGACGGTGACGCGATCTCGTACGAGGTCCTCGACAACAGCAACTACATCGACCAGAGCAAGAACCTGGCCTCGCTGCCCTCCACCAACCTGGGCGGCGGCCGACTCAAGGTCACCGCACCGGACCGTCCGGGCGTCTGGAAGGTGTACGTCAAGGCGACGGACGGCCGGGGCAACGTCGGCGTCGAGACCCGCTCGATCCGGGTCGTCCCACCGATGCCGTCCGGCACCGACGTGGCACGTGGCAAACCCGCCACCGCCTCGTCCTACCAGGCGAGTTACGGCGACTGCCCCTGCCCCGCGGCCAACGCGGTGGACGGGAACCAGACCACGCGGTGGGCGAGCGACTGGAGCGACCCCCAGTGGCTCCAGGTCGATCTCGGCACCCGCACCACGTTCCGGCACGTCCAGTTGTCCTGGGAGGCCTCGTACGCCAAGGCCTACACGATCCAGACCTCCGACGACGGCCAGAACTGGCAGACGGTGCGCACCGTTTCCGACGGCAACGGAGGGATCGACGACTTCGACGTCACCGGGACCGGCCGCTACGTCCGCGTCAACGGCACGGCGCGGGGCACGGGTTGGGGGTATTCGCTGTACGAGTTCGGCGTCTACGCCTGA
- a CDS encoding DUF1996 domain-containing protein, translated as MSRRSKGLSATLITGALLLTSLGLGGVAISAGAPAPHTAAARSFAATHSGHSMAASTANSPEDPDGDGYILANPPVTGVTPSTQNPPHAYFHEFQANCSVTHTRPDDPIVYPQQPGKSHDHTFMGNTTTDANSTTASLSAGTTTCKVPGDLSGYWMPTLYNGNQQILPVGPQVIYYKAGVTDYTSVRPFPKGLRFVVGSPTQSADDFRHHPGFVEGWECGDSFFNTEFPSTCPNRADVQLNIRFQAPSCWDGKYLDTPDHKSHMAYPVVKPGTNDNMCPADHPVALPMIEFKMAFPVNGDMSQVRLASGTGHSFHYDFFNAWDDRTLKALVDHCVVGGLQCDARGYDQTHPEAGAALDENYRLP; from the coding sequence ATGTCCAGGAGATCGAAAGGCCTGTCAGCCACGCTGATCACCGGCGCGCTCCTGCTGACCTCGCTCGGCCTCGGCGGCGTCGCCATCAGCGCCGGGGCACCCGCACCGCACACCGCAGCCGCGCGGTCATTCGCTGCCACCCACTCCGGTCACTCGATGGCCGCGTCCACGGCCAACTCCCCGGAGGACCCGGACGGCGACGGCTACATCCTCGCGAACCCGCCGGTCACCGGCGTGACGCCGTCCACGCAGAATCCGCCGCACGCCTACTTCCACGAGTTCCAGGCCAACTGTTCGGTCACGCACACCCGGCCGGACGACCCCATCGTCTATCCGCAGCAGCCGGGCAAGTCCCACGACCACACCTTCATGGGCAACACGACGACCGACGCCAACAGCACCACCGCCTCGCTGTCGGCCGGCACCACCACCTGCAAGGTCCCCGGCGACCTGTCCGGCTACTGGATGCCCACGCTCTACAACGGCAACCAGCAGATCCTTCCCGTCGGCCCGCAGGTCATCTACTACAAGGCCGGGGTCACCGACTACACGAGCGTCCGTCCGTTCCCCAAGGGCCTGCGCTTCGTCGTCGGCAGCCCCACACAGAGCGCCGACGACTTCCGGCACCACCCCGGCTTCGTCGAGGGCTGGGAGTGCGGTGACAGCTTCTTCAACACCGAGTTCCCCTCGACCTGCCCGAACCGCGCGGACGTCCAGCTCAACATCCGTTTCCAGGCGCCCAGTTGCTGGGACGGCAAGTACCTCGACACCCCCGACCACAAGAGTCACATGGCCTACCCCGTCGTCAAGCCCGGCACGAACGACAACATGTGCCCGGCCGACCACCCGGTGGCGCTGCCGATGATCGAGTTCAAGATGGCCTTCCCCGTCAACGGCGACATGTCGCAGGTCCGGCTCGCCAGCGGAACGGGCCACAGCTTCCACTACGACTTCTTCAACGCCTGGGACGACCGCACGCTCAAGGCGCTGGTCGACCACTGCGTCGTCGGCGGGCTGCAGTGCGACGCGCGCGGCTACGACCAGACCCACCCGGAGGCGGGCGCCGCGCTCGACGAGAACTACCGACTGCCGTAA